Proteins encoded within one genomic window of Hevea brasiliensis isolate MT/VB/25A 57/8 chromosome 8, ASM3005281v1, whole genome shotgun sequence:
- the LOC110660374 gene encoding ethylene-responsive transcription factor WRI1 isoform X1 codes for MKRSPDSSCSSSSSSSYSSSASSYCLCSDTPPNYHLLRSQPNSKRVRRIQKKQDKCQINAITSSRRSSIYRGVTRHRWTGRFEAHLWDKSSWNNIQNKKGRQVYLGAYDNEEAAAHTYDLAALKYWGPDTTLNFPIETYSKELEEMQKMSKEEYLASLRRRSSGFSRGVSKYRGVARHHHNGRWEARIGRVFGNKYLYLGTYNTQEEAAAAYDMAAIEYRGANAVTNFDISNYIDRLKKKGIPLNHILPADPLLNCSIESEEAAAEADVEQSSSPSSPLPPQEEEQQTASPKPQCTQLPTCMDTSTMIVMDPIEEHELNWSFCLDSGLTPLPVLDLPLENASKLPSLFDDSGFEDNIDLIFDACCFGNDGNRCGV; via the exons ATGAAGAGGTCCCCTGATTCATCatgctcttcttcttcatcttcttcctattCTTCCTCTGCTTCATCTTATTGCTTGTGCTCTGATACTCCTCCCAATTATCATCTATTAAGATCACAGCCCAACTCGAAACGTGTTCGAAGAATTCAAAAGAAGCAAGACAAATGCCAGATTAATGCTATCACCAGCAGCAGAAGAAGCTCCATTTACAGAGGAGTCACCAG GCATAGATGGACAGGTAGGTTTGAAGCTCATCTATGGGATAAGAGTTCATGGAATAACATTCAAAACAAGAAGGGAAGACAAG TTTATTTGG GGGCGTATGATAATGAGGAAGCAGCTGCTCATACCTATGATCTTGCTGCCCTAAAGTATTGGGGACCAGATACAACATTGAATTTTCCG ATAGAAACATACTCTAAGGAGCTTGAAGAGATGCAGAAGATGAGCAAAGAAGAATATTTGGCATCTCTCCGACGGCGAAGCAGTGGCTTTTCTAGAGGAGTGTCTAAGTATCGTGGCGTGGCTAG GCATCACCACAATGGGCGGTGGGAAGCCCGAATTGGACGAGTTTTTGGCAACAAGTATCTTTACCTCGGAACTTATA ATACACAAGAGGAGGCTGCGGCAGCATATGATATGGCTGCAATAGAGTATAGAGGAGCAAATGCTGTTACCAATTTCGATATCAGCAATTACATAGACCGCTTGAAGAAGAAAGGTATCCCTTTAAATCACATCCTTCCGGCAGACCCACTTCTCAACTGCTCCATTGAGTCGGAAGAAGCAGCCGCCGAAGCCGATGTTGAACAATCGTCATCACCATCATCACCACTGCCACCACAAGAAGAAGAACAGCAGACAGCCTCACCAAAACCGCAATGCACACAGCTTCCAACATGCATGGACACTTCAACGATGATCGTTATGGACCCGATCGAAGAGCATGAGCTTAATTGGAGCTTTTGTTTAGATTCAGGATTGACTCCTCTGCCAGTGCTTGACCTTCCACTAGAAAATGCCAGCAAGTTACCAAGCTTGTTTGATGACTCAGGCTTCGAAGACAACATTGACTTGATATTTGATGCGTGTTGTTTTGGAAATGATGGGAACCGATGTGGAGTCTAG
- the LOC110660374 gene encoding ethylene-responsive transcription factor WRI1 isoform X2 — translation MKRSPDSSCSSSSSSSYSSSASSYCLCSDTPPNYHLLRSQPNSKRVRRIQKKQDKCQINAITSSRRSSIYRGVTRHRWTGRFEAHLWDKSSWNNIQNKKGRQGAYDNEEAAAHTYDLAALKYWGPDTTLNFPIETYSKELEEMQKMSKEEYLASLRRRSSGFSRGVSKYRGVARHHHNGRWEARIGRVFGNKYLYLGTYNTQEEAAAAYDMAAIEYRGANAVTNFDISNYIDRLKKKGIPLNHILPADPLLNCSIESEEAAAEADVEQSSSPSSPLPPQEEEQQTASPKPQCTQLPTCMDTSTMIVMDPIEEHELNWSFCLDSGLTPLPVLDLPLENASKLPSLFDDSGFEDNIDLIFDACCFGNDGNRCGV, via the exons ATGAAGAGGTCCCCTGATTCATCatgctcttcttcttcatcttcttcctattCTTCCTCTGCTTCATCTTATTGCTTGTGCTCTGATACTCCTCCCAATTATCATCTATTAAGATCACAGCCCAACTCGAAACGTGTTCGAAGAATTCAAAAGAAGCAAGACAAATGCCAGATTAATGCTATCACCAGCAGCAGAAGAAGCTCCATTTACAGAGGAGTCACCAG GCATAGATGGACAGGTAGGTTTGAAGCTCATCTATGGGATAAGAGTTCATGGAATAACATTCAAAACAAGAAGGGAAGACAAG GGGCGTATGATAATGAGGAAGCAGCTGCTCATACCTATGATCTTGCTGCCCTAAAGTATTGGGGACCAGATACAACATTGAATTTTCCG ATAGAAACATACTCTAAGGAGCTTGAAGAGATGCAGAAGATGAGCAAAGAAGAATATTTGGCATCTCTCCGACGGCGAAGCAGTGGCTTTTCTAGAGGAGTGTCTAAGTATCGTGGCGTGGCTAG GCATCACCACAATGGGCGGTGGGAAGCCCGAATTGGACGAGTTTTTGGCAACAAGTATCTTTACCTCGGAACTTATA ATACACAAGAGGAGGCTGCGGCAGCATATGATATGGCTGCAATAGAGTATAGAGGAGCAAATGCTGTTACCAATTTCGATATCAGCAATTACATAGACCGCTTGAAGAAGAAAGGTATCCCTTTAAATCACATCCTTCCGGCAGACCCACTTCTCAACTGCTCCATTGAGTCGGAAGAAGCAGCCGCCGAAGCCGATGTTGAACAATCGTCATCACCATCATCACCACTGCCACCACAAGAAGAAGAACAGCAGACAGCCTCACCAAAACCGCAATGCACACAGCTTCCAACATGCATGGACACTTCAACGATGATCGTTATGGACCCGATCGAAGAGCATGAGCTTAATTGGAGCTTTTGTTTAGATTCAGGATTGACTCCTCTGCCAGTGCTTGACCTTCCACTAGAAAATGCCAGCAAGTTACCAAGCTTGTTTGATGACTCAGGCTTCGAAGACAACATTGACTTGATATTTGATGCGTGTTGTTTTGGAAATGATGGGAACCGATGTGGAGTCTAG